Within Desulfomicrobium apsheronum, the genomic segment CCCCGTCAGAGCGCTGATTCCTCCCGGCAATGCCCGCCCCACGGGGGCTTATGCGCCCTTGACTGACCGCGACCGAGTTTTATTTTTCATACGTCCCGGGAACGTTCCGGGCTGTATGAAATTCTATTAAGCTGGTCACGAAAGGAGGTTGGCCATGACACTGATGAAATGGGATCCCTGGCGGGAAGTTGAGGACATGTTCGATCGGTACACCAAGGCCGTAGGTTGGCCGCGCGGAGGGCAGGAGGCCCTTGCGTCGAGTGACTGGACCCCGCGGGTGGATATTGCCGAGACCGAAACGGAGTTTTTGATCAAGGCCGATATTCCCGGCGTGGAGAAGGACCATGTCAAGGTGTCGCTGGAGAACGGAGTGTTGACCATTCAGGGTGAGCGCAAGACAGAGAAGGAGGAGAAGGACAAGAAGTTCCACCGTGTGGAACGATTCACCGGAACCTTCATGCGCCGTTTCACCGTGCCTGAGAATGTCGACCCGGAAGGCATCAAGGCGGTGTTCAAGGAAGGCATGCTGCATCTGCATCTGCCCAAGACGGCAAAGGCGAGCCCCAAGGCCATCGACATTCACGTCGATTGAAAAGACCTTGGCGGACTGTTCGCTAAAGCTCACCCCCAGGACCGGCCCAAGCGCCGGTCCTTTCATTTGGCGCGCAGTATCCTGGCCGCCCGTTCGAGGTGTTCGAGCAATGATTTTTGAGCGTGGGCGGCGTGCTCGGGGCGGGTGTCCAGTTCGTGCATGATCGCGAGGAGTTGCGGGTCTTGAACGTGCGTGCTTGTGATCAGGACCGGGCGCGAGGTGTCTTTCGTGCTGAAAAAATTCCAGGCCAGAGGCGTTTTCTCGTCGCGAAATGGCCAGTTCAATTTGAGCCGCAGCAGATCAGCCAGGGCCCTTTTCCCGTCTTCGGCGAGGGCGTCCGCATCCAGGGCAAAGCCCAGGCGGCTTTCAACGGCGCCCACCATCGCGGCCAGAAAGCGATGTTCCGGAATGATCAGGCCGTATTCATACCAGTCATCCAGCACCTCGCGCGCCAGGCGCTTGATTCTGGATTCAAGCTCGTCATAACTTGGGCAGAAGAAGTACTTGCAGGCCGCGCCGCCGTAAAAGCTCAGCCCGCGCCAATCAATACCGCCGTTCCCGAGAGCCAGGGGATGCAGCAGGCAGCCCACGCGTTCGCCCTCGTCGCGGATCAGGCCGACAAAGACGCAGTGATGAAAATCCCTGGTGGGCGCGGAAGCCCCTTCGATGCGTAAGCGTTCCTGCTCAAAGGCGAGGAGGCCGTCGATGGTGCGCGGGACAGAGGCGAAGGAGTTCGTCCGCGCGCAGAGGATGGCGTGCAGCCGTTCACGGGACAGGTCCGCCATGTTGTAGAGCCCGCAGCAGCTGCCGCAGGACACGCACGTTCCGGTCTGGCAGAGATAGACCTGGCCCCGGACCTCTTTGTCTTCGGGAAGAGTTGTCATTTTTGACCTCCATGACCCGCGCTGGCTATCCCAAAGCCCTGGCCGTGGCAACGCCGCCGATTCGCCGGGGGTGCCTTCTATTTCGTGGCCTGCCCGCGAATGCCCGCGCCAAAAAAAAGGGAAGAACCGGAGTCCTTCCCTGTGACGTTTCGGCGGCGAAGCCTTACCATTTGCGCTCGTATTTGTTGCGCAGCAGGATGGCCAGGGCGTTCATGGACAAAAGGACGACCAAGAGGACGATGATGCCCGCGGAGGTGCGCTCGGTGAAGGCTCGTATCGATTCCGATGACCACACATAGATCTGGGCCGGGAGCACGGTGGCCGCGCTGGTCAGGCCGCGCGGCATGTCCTGGATGTAGGCGACCATGCCGATGATCAGAAGCGGCGCGGTCTCGCCGATGGCGCGGGCCAGGCCGATGATCGTTCCGGTCAGGATGCCAGGCAGGGACAGCGGCAGGATGTGGTCCCAGACCACCTGCCAGTGCGTCGCGCCAAGGGCCAGGGCTCCCTCGCGGATGGAGTCCGGGATGGCCCGGATGGCCGCACGGGTGGAGATGATGATGACCGGCAGGGTCATGAGGGCAAGGGTCAGGCCGCCCACCAGGGCGGATGAGCGGGGCAGCCCCATGAAATTGATGAAGATCGCCAGGCCCAGAAGGCCGAAAAGGATGGACGGGATGGCCGCCAGGTTGTTGATGTTGACTTCGACGATATGCATCAGCCGATTGTCCGGAGCGAATTCTTCCAGGTAGATGGCGGCCATGACTCCCGCCGGGAAGCTGAAGATAAAGGTGATGCCCAAAAGATAGATCGTCCCCACGGCCGCGGACAGAATGCCCGCCATTTCCGCCAGCTTGGAGTCTCCGTTGGTGAAGAAGCCGATGTTGAAGACCTTCTTGATCGAGCCCTCGGCCACAAGTTCGTCCACCAGGGCGATTTCCTTGGGTTTCAGCCGGTTGGGCTTGTTCTTGATGTATTGGTCCACCTCGGCGTTGGCCAACACCCAGACTTCGGAGGTCGTGCCCAGCAGTTGCGGGTTTTCACGCAGCTGCATGGGCAGAATGCGGGTCACCCCGCGACTGACCAGCGGGACGAGCCTTTTGTCCAGGGCGGATCTGGGGTTGTCGTAGATCGACTCTGAAAAGGCGACATTGGCCCGGATTTCGGTCTGCATGAAGGCCGTGTAGCCCTGACGGATGATGTCCGCGAAGAAGACGACCAGAAAGATTCCGGCAACGGAAATGGCCATGAAGGAGATGACCTTGAACTGGCTCTCCGAGTTTTTGCGTTTGCGCAGGCTGCGCGGGTCGATGGGCATGCTCACGTGAGGCTCCTATTCGTATCTTTGGCGGAACTTTCGAATGACTGTCAGGGAGACGATGTTCAAGCACAGGGTCAGGACCAAAAGTACCAGGCCGAGGCCGAATGCGGCCAGCGTCTCGGGGCTGTCAAAGGACTGGTCCCCGGTCAGGGCATCGACGATGCGCACGTTGACCGTGGTCATTCCCTCCAGCGGGTTCCAGGTCAGGTTCGGCTGCAGGCCGGCGGCCATGACCACGATCATGGTTTCCCCGACGGCGCGCGACACGGCCAAGAGACAGGCCGAGACAATGCCCGGCAGCGCGGCGGGCAGGACGACCCGCTTGATGGTCTCGGAAGGATAGGCCCCAAGGGCAAGGGAGCCTTCGCGCAGACTCTGTGGCACGGAACTGATCACGTCGTCGGACAGGGAGGAGACAAGGGGAATGATCATGATGCCCATGACCAGACCGGGGCTCAGCGCGTTGGTGTAGTCGGCGCTTATGCCCACCTTGTCGGCCAGATTCACGATCAGCGGACTGACCGTTATGGCCGCGAAAAATCCGTACACGACGGTGGGGATGCCGGCCAGGATTTCAAGGGCGGGCTTGGCCACCCTTCTGACCGCGAGGGACGCGTACTCGGACATGCAGATGGCCGACATCAGGCCCACGGGGATGGCCACGCACATGGCGATGGCCGTGATCATGAACGTGCCCGCGAAAAGGGGGACCGATCCGAAGAGGGGCTGAATGTTGCCATCGTCGTCAATGGTCGCCGCGTCGGGGTTCCAGGTCGTTCCAGTCAGGAAGTCCCAGAAGTTGACGATGCGAAAAAAATGAACCGCCTCGAAGATGATGGACATGACGATGCCGATGGTCGTCAGGATGGATATGAGCGACGCTACCAGCAGAATGCTGGTAATGGTCTTTTCCAGTGCCGTGCGGACCCGCAGACTCGGTCGGATGGCCTTGAGCGCGAGCCAGATGCTGCCTGCGCCAAGGATCAGGATCGCGGCCGCGAGCATGGTCCAGGGTACCTCGACGAGGTCGAAGAGGTCGAGAATGGAGCCTATCACGCTGATCAGGACAGCGGGCATGAGCATCTTGCTGACGGCATACCATCCAAACAGATTTTCCGATGCCTTGTATCTGGCGTTTGGGTCCTGTTGCGCGCGAATTTTCCTGCGGCCAAGGAAATAACCGAAAAGCGCCAATGGCAGAAGACCGGCAAAAAGATATTGGGCCAGGTAGGTTGTGGTCACGAGGTTCCTCGCATGTTGTCGGGCGCGGCAAAGGGCCGATCCGCAAGCTGGCGGTTCGGCCCTGTGCAGGTTTTTCTTTCTTGACTATTTCTTCAGGTCGTCGAGGGTCAGCTTCTTCTTGGCAAGCACGTTCTCGCGAGTCTGGGCACGCTCTGCCTCGGGCAGCGGAATGAGGCCGATGGACTTCAGCAGGCCGTCCTTGCCGATCATCTTCTCGCTCATGAACAGTTCCACGTATTCCTTCAGGCCGGGGATGGCGTCGTAGTGGGCGTTCTTGACGTAGAAGAACAGGGAGCGGGAGATGGGGTACTGACCGGAAGCGACGGAATCGGGATTCGGAGTCACGCCGTTGATGGCGGTGCCCTGGATGGAGTCGGAGTTTTCTTCCAGGAAGCTGTAGCCGAAGATGCCGAAGGCGTCCTTGTCATTGACCAGCTTCTGCACGATCAGGTTGTCGTTCTCACCGGCGGGAACGTAAGCGTTGTCCTGACGAATCTCGTGGTAGCCTTTCTTGTAGCCTTCCTTCTTGCCGAAGATCTTTTCTACGACCATTTCTTCGAAGGCGTCACGGGTGCCGGAAGAGGTGGGCGGGCCGTAGAAGACGATCTTGCGGGCGGGAAGATTGGGGTTGATCTCGTTCCACATCTTGTAGGGGTTCGGGACGAGCTTGCCGTCGACCATGATGTGGCCGGCAGTAGCCATGGCCAGTTCTTCAAGGGTGATGCTCATGGGAGCGTTGACCTTGCTCTGAGCGACGGCGATGCCGTCAAAGCCGATCTTGGCCTCCGAGATGTCGGTCACGCCGTTTTTGGCGGCATTTTCGAATTCACTGGTCTTCATGCGGCGCGAAGAGTTGGCGATGTCGGGGGTGTTTGCACCCATGCCGGCGCCAAAAAGCTTGTGGCCTCCGCCGGAACCAACGGATTCGACCACAGGTGCGGGAAATTTGGTGGTTGCACCCAGTTCTTCAGCTACGTAGCTGGAGAAGGGGAAAACTGTGGACGATCCGGCAATTTTAACCTGATCGCGGGCATGTGCCATGCCGGTGCCGACCAGCAGCAGGGCCAGGACGAAGATTGCTTTGTTCAGAAAACGGTTCATGAGGGTGCCTCCTTGGCTATGTTTCAAATTCAGGGTTGCGTTGTTGCGCTGGAGGTCTTTCTAGAGGGGGTTTGTTACAGGATGTTGAGGCGATTGTGACAGGATCGTGACAAAGTGTTTGGCCTTCGAGCGTCCGGGTTTAAAGAAAAGCCTGTTGGTTCCGACCCCGCCCCCTCTTTAATGTGCCGCCGAGCATTCCTGACTCAGCGCGAAACGACGAAACCCCGCACTGCGGGGTTTCGTCGTTTCGGAATGTGTTTTGGAGAGCCGGAGCCTGTGTTATGCGGCTTCCGCCAGCTGTGCCCTGCGGCCAATCCACATGCTGCCGAGGATGATGCCGGAGCCGATCAGCAGAGCCAGACACATGGAGGCGAAGCTGACCTTGTCCAGAAGGTTCAGCGTGTTCGGCCCCATGTTCATGACTCCAAGCTTCACGAGATACGTGGGCAAGGCCAGGCCCCTGCTGACCGCGACGATGAGCATGATCGTGGCCATGACCATCTTGATCATGTGCGGGCGGACATAGGTGGTGCCGATGGCGCCGAGCTGAACGCCAAGCAGCGAGCCGCCGAGAATGATGAGCACGAGGCGGATGTCGACCATGCCGTGCATGGCCCAGTTGATGGAGCCGCCCAGACCCATGGCGAAGGCGATGACCAGTTCCGTGGCCGAGGCCATGAGGCCGGGTACGCCGATGACATAGATCATGCCGGGCACGCCCACGAATCCGCCGACGGCGATGGTCGCGGCAAGCATGCCGGTGGCGAAGCCCACGGGCAGGGTGAACCACAGGGAGATGCGCAGGCCCGAGCGGGGGAAGTTGATCATGGGCCACAGCTCGATCTTTTGCAGTCGCTTGGCCAGAGCGGTCGTTTCCTCGACGCCGCCGCAACGGGCGCACTTGATGGCGTCCTTCATGACGTATCCGCCGACAAAAACGAGGACAAAGACGAACGACAGGCTGACATAGAGGTCAGAACCGGCAGCTCCCCACATATCGAGGATGATGCGCTGGATCTGGATGCCGAACTGGACGCCGATGCCGGCCGAGGCGGCCATGATCAGGCCCATTTTCACGTCGACCTGCCCGTAACGGAAGCGCTTGATCGCTCCGACCAGGGCTTTAGGGAATTTGTGGCACATGTTGCTGGCCACCGCCACCGTGCCGGGCACGCCGAGGCTCATCATGCCGGGAGTGAGCACGAAGGCTCCGCCGGAACCGATGAAGCCGCTGACCAGGCCTCCGATGAAGCCGACCAGGAACAGAAAAATGATCGCCATTGCGCTCAGATCGATGAATTTGGTAGCGTCAAGACTCAAGATATCCATTGTTGTGTCTCCTGCAATGCGTTGGTTCAGGCGTTGAGAACGGGGCGCTGGGCCGGGCGCTTGGTGGCTTCGACGGTCTTTCTGGCATCCTTGCGTATGGCGGAAATGCCGAGAACGGACCACAGGTTGCTCGCGAACTCGCCATGCAGGTATGACACGGCAAAAACCGTGGCGATGGGGCCCGCGGCCCAGAAGGATCCCTGGGCGAAGTGCGCTGCGATGTTGTCTCCGAAGGTGAAGAAGCCCGTGTAAAAGGCTGCGGTAAGCGTGCCGAAGAGGATGGTACGTCCGATAGGTTTTTTGTCCGATTGAGATGTGGCCATTGTATTCTCCATGTTGTTGTTTACCGCTTGCAGCGGGTGTTTTGTGAGGGGAATCCTACGGTCGTCCATTAAGGGAAGTCCCTCCCGCTGCATACGCGTGGGCACGTGACTGCCGCGCCGACGGCCGCGAGGGGAGTTGACAGGCCGTGGTCAAGGGACACCGTGCTTCATCGCTGCCGCGATGAGCCCCGGCGTGGACCGTGCACAGCGCCTTTTCCATGTTGGTGTAGATGTGGTCCCGGCCGATCTTGTCCAAGAGCCCGCTGCGGTCCATGATGGCCATGACCGTGTCGTTGACTCCCGCCAGGGAAATATCCACTCCCCGGCTTCGGCAGCGCTCGACGACCAGGCTCAGCGCTTCTTCACCAGAGGCATCCATGTCGTTGATGCCCTTGGCCACCAGCACGATGTGCTTGAGACGCTTCTTGGAAAGCAGACGCTTGGTGATGGCCTCGTCCAGGAAGCTGGCGTTGGCGAAAAACAGGGGCCCGTTGAAGCGGACCATGTCCACGTGCGTGCACAGGTCCAGTCCGAAGCGGGTCGCGTCGCGCAGTTCCCCTTGCTCGGTTCGAGCCAGGGAACTGACCGAGGGGCGCATGTTGCGGTACAGGAATACGCCAAGGGACAGGATAACGCCGATCATGATGCCCTTGTCCAGGTGCGGCGCGAAGGCCAGGGTGGCCAGAAAGGTGATGATGGAAATGGCGCCGTCGTATTTTGCGACCTTCCATGAGTGCAGGAAGCCCGCAGGCTGGATGAGCCCGATGACGGCCATCATGATCACCGCGGCCAATGTGCACTGCGGCAGGTGGTGGAGCAGCGGCGTGAAGAAGAGCAGCGCCGCGAGCACGAACGCGCTGGTGAACACGCTCGCGAACCCGGTCAGGGCTCCGGCCTGCAGATTGACGGCGGAGCGGGAGAAGGACCCGGAAACGGGATAGCTTCTGCCGAAAGCGCCCACAATATTGGCGAGCCCCTGGCCGATGAGTTCCTGATTCGGGTCCAGACTCTGGCCGGTTTTCGCGGCCATGGCCTTGGCGATGGATATGGCTTCCATGAATCCGAGCAGGGCGATGATGGCGGCGTTCGGGAGGAGCCTGAGCATGACCCCGAGATCGAAATGCGGGACGCTCAGGGCGGGCAGACCGCCGGGCACCGCGCCAACCACGGATCCGCCGCCGATCATGGTCATGGCCATGGGATCAAGAGGCGCATTGCCGACGCCAATGCGCCACGTCCGGCCGTCGTTTACCGTCCCCGAGGGCAGGGGGCTGCCTTCGGGATAGAATTTCATGCCGCCGTTGGCTCCGGGCACGCCCTGGAAAAGCATGCCGCGCAGCGAGGCCTTTATGTTTTTGGCCTGGTTTTTGGCGATGTCCATTTCCAGAGCCAGGCGGCGCAGTTCATGTTCTCCGTCAACCATGGCGAAGCGTTCGTTGTGTTTTTCGGCTTCTTCCATGGCCACCGTCAGGGCCGTGCGCTTGGCGGCCAGATCGAT encodes:
- a CDS encoding Hsp20/alpha crystallin family protein, giving the protein MTLMKWDPWREVEDMFDRYTKAVGWPRGGQEALASSDWTPRVDIAETETEFLIKADIPGVEKDHVKVSLENGVLTIQGERKTEKEEKDKKFHRVERFTGTFMRRFTVPENVDPEGIKAVFKEGMLHLHLPKTAKASPKAIDIHVD
- the pstA gene encoding phosphate ABC transporter permease PstA, which codes for MPIDPRSLRKRKNSESQFKVISFMAISVAGIFLVVFFADIIRQGYTAFMQTEIRANVAFSESIYDNPRSALDKRLVPLVSRGVTRILPMQLRENPQLLGTTSEVWVLANAEVDQYIKNKPNRLKPKEIALVDELVAEGSIKKVFNIGFFTNGDSKLAEMAGILSAAVGTIYLLGITFIFSFPAGVMAAIYLEEFAPDNRLMHIVEVNINNLAAIPSILFGLLGLAIFINFMGLPRSSALVGGLTLALMTLPVIIISTRAAIRAIPDSIREGALALGATHWQVVWDHILPLSLPGILTGTIIGLARAIGETAPLLIIGMVAYIQDMPRGLTSAATVLPAQIYVWSSESIRAFTERTSAGIIVLLVVLLSMNALAILLRNKYERKW
- the pstC gene encoding phosphate ABC transporter permease subunit PstC; its protein translation is MTTTYLAQYLFAGLLPLALFGYFLGRRKIRAQQDPNARYKASENLFGWYAVSKMLMPAVLISVIGSILDLFDLVEVPWTMLAAAILILGAGSIWLALKAIRPSLRVRTALEKTITSILLVASLISILTTIGIVMSIIFEAVHFFRIVNFWDFLTGTTWNPDAATIDDDGNIQPLFGSVPLFAGTFMITAIAMCVAIPVGLMSAICMSEYASLAVRRVAKPALEILAGIPTVVYGFFAAITVSPLIVNLADKVGISADYTNALSPGLVMGIMIIPLVSSLSDDVISSVPQSLREGSLALGAYPSETIKRVVLPAALPGIVSACLLAVSRAVGETMIVVMAAGLQPNLTWNPLEGMTTVNVRIVDALTGDQSFDSPETLAAFGLGLVLLVLTLCLNIVSLTVIRKFRQRYE
- a CDS encoding PstS family phosphate ABC transporter substrate-binding protein; the protein is MNRFLNKAIFVLALLLVGTGMAHARDQVKIAGSSTVFPFSSYVAEELGATTKFPAPVVESVGSGGGHKLFGAGMGANTPDIANSSRRMKTSEFENAAKNGVTDISEAKIGFDGIAVAQSKVNAPMSITLEELAMATAGHIMVDGKLVPNPYKMWNEINPNLPARKIVFYGPPTSSGTRDAFEEMVVEKIFGKKEGYKKGYHEIRQDNAYVPAGENDNLIVQKLVNDKDAFGIFGYSFLEENSDSIQGTAINGVTPNPDSVASGQYPISRSLFFYVKNAHYDAIPGLKEYVELFMSEKMIGKDGLLKSIGLIPLPEAERAQTRENVLAKKKLTLDDLKK
- a CDS encoding sulfite exporter TauE/SafE family protein — translated: MDILSLDATKFIDLSAMAIIFLFLVGFIGGLVSGFIGSGGAFVLTPGMMSLGVPGTVAVASNMCHKFPKALVGAIKRFRYGQVDVKMGLIMAASAGIGVQFGIQIQRIILDMWGAAGSDLYVSLSFVFVLVFVGGYVMKDAIKCARCGGVEETTALAKRLQKIELWPMINFPRSGLRISLWFTLPVGFATGMLAATIAVGGFVGVPGMIYVIGVPGLMASATELVIAFAMGLGGSINWAMHGMVDIRLVLIILGGSLLGVQLGAIGTTYVRPHMIKMVMATIMLIVAVSRGLALPTYLVKLGVMNMGPNTLNLLDKVSFASMCLALLIGSGIILGSMWIGRRAQLAEAA
- a CDS encoding SulP family inorganic anion transporter yields the protein MGTLVLRMVPFFGWIKTYSTENLKMDFMAGLTVALVLIPQSMAYAQLAGLPPYYGLYASFLPPLVAALFGSSRQLSTGPVAVVSLMTAASLEPLATAGSESYIAYAVLLALAVGIFQLSLGVLRLGLVVNFLSHPVVAGFTNAAAIIIATSQLSKMFGVSVDSAEHHYQTIINVAQAAMHYTHWPTLALGVFAFALMYLLKRVTPRVPNVLVAVALTTVFAWGTGFEHNTTIGVASLAAPQANEAIDAYNAAMQAQIDLAAKRTALTVAMEEAEKHNERFAMVDGEHELRRLALEMDIAKNQAKNIKASLRGMLFQGVPGANGGMKFYPEGSPLPSGTVNDGRTWRIGVGNAPLDPMAMTMIGGGSVVGAVPGGLPALSVPHFDLGVMLRLLPNAAIIALLGFMEAISIAKAMAAKTGQSLDPNQELIGQGLANIVGAFGRSYPVSGSFSRSAVNLQAGALTGFASVFTSAFVLAALLFFTPLLHHLPQCTLAAVIMMAVIGLIQPAGFLHSWKVAKYDGAISIITFLATLAFAPHLDKGIMIGVILSLGVFLYRNMRPSVSSLARTEQGELRDATRFGLDLCTHVDMVRFNGPLFFANASFLDEAITKRLLSKKRLKHIVLVAKGINDMDASGEEALSLVVERCRSRGVDISLAGVNDTVMAIMDRSGLLDKIGRDHIYTNMEKALCTVHAGAHRGSDEARCPLTTACQLPSRPSARQSRAHAYAAGGTSLNGRP